The nucleotide sequence CGGCGGCACAGAGACGGATGGCGGCACGTACCGCGCTTGCCTGATGGCATCAGAACAACCGCCACCCAGGCGTGGCTGGGCGTGGCCAAAAACCGCCCAGGAAGGCCTGAATACACCCAGGCCGCAACCCCAGCCAGTTTCGTCACTGTGACTCATGAGAATGGTGTGATCTTGAGGAGCGAACGAACCATGCGGCGCCCCTTTTTCGCCTTCTTCGGACAGCCTGCTCGTTTCACGTGAAACAGCGTGAACGGCGAAAGGGCCCAGCTGAGCGCCGGGGAGTGACACGTCATTGAGGCAGCATTCCGCGGAGTGGCCGGCTGAAGCGCCGGTATCGATGCTCGGTGCAATTGCAGAACATCCGCGGGCTGCGGCGGACAAGGCGGACATCTCCGTGCGGTACTCAAGGAGCTCCAGCAGCGGGGGTGTCTTTCCCACTGCCTGGTGCCGGGCAATCTCAGGGACAACGTTGAGCCGTGAACCGACACCGACTTCTGGCAGAAAAGGTGCGGGTGGCCGTCGGTACGGCCCCGAGAAAGCCTGGCCAGACTTTGTCGAGCGCCAACGCAGCAGCATCGGGATCGCTGGCAGAAAATGATTGGGAGACCACCGAGCTCCGGCTACGCGAGCTCTCCCGACCACGTCCGCCCAGAGGAACCTTTATCGCCGGACCGGAGATCGGCGACGCCACCTGATCCCGCGCCGGCGGTCAACCACTACTGGATTCCGACCGCAACAGCTGGAGCGTAAGGGTTTGGGTGCAACCCCCCTGGTGGTGCGCTGCGCCACCGCCCCGGCCCCGGCCCCGGCCCCGGCCAGGATCTCGGTAGACACTAGGCCCCGCAGGGCACTGTCGAAGGGCGCGGGTGTCGCTGCAGGCCCGGAGCCCCCGTCCTGCCATCGAACCCGCGGGAATGCGCGGTTCGCCTGCCTCACCTGAACCATCGCACCCCGCCGCGTCCACGGGGTTGTTCCCGGAGGCCCGGCTCGGACCCCTGCACGTCCAGCGGAGTGGCCCGATCCGATTCTGCAATCCGCCATCAACGAGCTCCCGGTAGCCGGGCACCATGAATCCATGGTGGGTCGAGCACCCGGCAGGCCTTCACGCGCGGGCACAGGACGGGGAGCTGCGTGCCCAGGGCGCCGCCAGCCCAATGCCTGAACCTAGCGGGTGGAGGAGCAGTGGTCGGCACCGCTTTGCCGTGCGCGCATACCGCTGAAGCCCCCGCGACACCGCGGTTAGGGGCTCCCCCATGGACAGCACCGTGGTGTTTCACGTGAAACACCGCCTTGCAGTATCGGTTCGGGGCCGCGGGATGCTGCCCAGGTGCCACCGGATCGCGAGACATTGCGGCCACCGAGGCCGGCCCGCGGGGTGCGAGTGGTGCGGACCAAGTTCGTGGGGCCGTCCGGACCGCTTCACCGCCCTGGCACCTTCGGCTGACGCGGTGCGCGGTGCGCGGTGCGCGTTGCGCGGTCCAGCCTGAACGGGGGTCTATTGGTGCGGCCATCGCCAAAATGCCGAATCTGGTGGACTCGGTATTTCTGGCGTAGCGACAGGAGACCGGATGACAATCCCTCGGTCACCGTGGTGCTGAACTGCGTGATCAGCCCCACGCGGCACCCTCCGCGGCGAGAAGCCGGTGCTGGAAGGAGCGCACCGATATCTGATGGACGCCTGACTGGCGTGCACGCCGGTCGATGTGACGCTGGTGGACGCCCCCGCTTCCTCCATGAGGGCGGGCCGAAACACAGTGGATTGGGAACCGACGGGTACCCATTGAGCGGCGCTCACCGCCACGTCCCTGTCATCGTACGAATAGCTCGCCGCCGGGTGGCATTCGCGGTCTATCCGTACACCGGGGAACCACCCCGACGCACTGCGCTGAACGACCGGCACCGGCGCTACGCGAAAGCCGGGCCTCCGACCGAAAGTACTGCCAAGTCAGCGTTCGGAAATGCCCACTTCGCGCCTGGGTGTTTCACGTGAAACACCCCGGTGGCCGATCTTCGGCGCAGACGCAGCCGGAACATGCACCGCGACGGCAGGATCTTGACCGGCACCAATTGAGCGAGGGTCGCGCTGTTGGCGCAGCGAACCCGATCTCCCCCAAACCGGCAACGGCGGCGCATTCCCCAGGCCGATTGGCTATCCAGGGCGAACGAGACGTTCCCGGTGCCAGCGCTGAGCGGCAAGCGAGTGGACGAGCCGGACCAATCCAGCTGTCGAACACCAACTACTGGCTACTGCATAGGTGGGGGCTGAACGTCGCCAAATCCCCGACGAATAGCCATTCGCTGCAGTATCGACACTCTGCCCGACTGACTAGCGGTTAGAGCGCGGGGTCAACTCGCACACCGGGTGTTTCACGTGAAACACCCGGTGTAGGAAGCGCCGCCCCACACCGGTACATGGCGCGGACACGGTTGCGGGGGATTGGGTGACAATCCCACCAGTACCGAGAACCGCCGAGGTAGGACCTTGGGACACCAGGTGGTCCGTCGGGCTCACGTACCCAGCGGCTGACCCCCAAGTCGTCCACCGACAGGGTCATTGCGTCAGTTGCTGGCGGAGCACCACACTTCCGGGGCGTCCGCCCTGAGGTCCGCGCTGGAGTGCGCCGGCACTCACCTAACGGCCCCAACCTCATCAGCTGCGGCACCTCGAACGGGGACCACTAGAGCGACGACGTTCAGGACTTCCTGTTGAGCAGCGGCTCGCTAGCACTGCCCTGGCATCCGACGCGGCCGGGCGCGGTCGGCCTGGCAGTGGTCGCGCCCAGCGGCACGTTCACCCGGTCCGTCCACAATGGATCACACGCCATCGAATCGCTGGGCTACCTACCACTATCGACAGGAGCCGACCGGCATCACAGTGATGAAACTACGGCGCGTCCCCGGAGGGGCGGACCACAGTGGTTCCATCGCCCTGGGAGCTCATCAAACCAACGATGCGATCGAGATCGTCGACCGACCCGAACTCCACCACGATGCGTCCCTTTCGCTGACCGAGGCTCACCGTCACCTTGGTGTCGAAGCTGTCCGACAGCCGGGCAGCCACCTCCTGCAGCACCGGGGGACGGGCGGGCCGACGATCAGAGCCCCGGGCCGACGGCCGCGCCTCATCCGCGTGGCGGCGGGCAAGGGTGATCGCCTCCTCCGTGGCCCGGACCGACAGCCCCTCAGCCACGATGCGTGCGGCCAGGTCTTCCTGCGCCATCGGGTCGCCGTCGAGGGACAGCAGCGCGCGGGCGTGCCCGGCAGAGAGCACCCCTGCCGCCACCCGACGCTGGACGGGGACCGGCAGGCGAAGGAGCCGGATGGTGTTGGACACCACTGGCCTCGATCGACCGATCCGAGTGGCGAGCTCCTCGTGCGTCACGCCGAACTCCTCGAGCAGCTGCTGGTAGGCCGCCGCCTCTTCCAGCGGGTTCAGCTGCACTCGGTGGATGTTCTCCAACAGCGCGTCCCGCAGCATCGCCTCGTCCGCGGTGTCCCGCACGATGGCGGGAATCGTCTCCAGTCCCGCTTCCTGGGTCGCGCGCCACCGGCGCTCGCCCATCACCAGCTCGTAGTGCCCGGGGGAGTCCTCCCGGACCACGATCGGCTGCATCAGACCGAACTCACGGATGGAGTGCACCAGCTCGGCGAGGGCCTCCTCGTCGAAGGCAAGTCTCGGCTGCTTCGGGTTGGGGCTGATGTCGGCGGTCCGCAGCTCGCGGTAGACCGCGCCCACTGGGGAGTCCGAGACCGGCGTGTCCGGGCCACCGACCGGGGCCGGGTCAGCCACGGAGGACGGGGCGCTGCCTCCGGTGGTGGGGGTGACCTGGTCCGACTTCGGCGCGGCGGCGGTCTGTGCACCGAACATCACGTCGGCCGCGGCGGCGCCCAGCCGCGGGCCCTCCGTCGGACCGGACGGGATCAGCGCAGCCAGGCCACGTCCCAGGCCGCCACGTCGCTGCTGACTCATTGTTGCTGCACCTTCTGCTCGCTGGGTCCATCAGGGGAAAGGGGTTCATCGCCAGGCTCTGCGGGCTCCGGCGACACCAGCGTGAGGTCGCCACGCATGGCGAACTCACGGCCAGCGTCCAGGTAGCTCATCGCGCCCCGCGAGCCCGGGTCATAGGCCAGGACCGTCTGCCCGTAGCCCGGCGCCTCGGACACCTTGATGCTGCGGGGGATCATCGTGCGGAGCACCAGCTCGCCGAAGTGGTTGCGGACCTCGTCCGCCACCTGGTCGGCCAGCTTGGTGCGGCCGTCGTACATGGTGAGCAGGATCGTGGAGACGTGCAGCTCAGGGTTGAGGTGCGCCTGCACCAGCTCCACGTTGCGCAGCAGCTGACCGAGTCCCTCGAGCGCGTAGTACTCACACTGGATGGGGATGAGCACCTCGGGCGCCGCCGCCAGCGCGTTGACGGTCAACAGCCCCAGCGACGGGGGACAGTCGATGAGGACGAAGTCGATGCCCAGGTCGGTGAGCGTCTCCTCGCTGAGCGCACGGCGCAGCCGCTTCTCCCGCGCCTCCATCGACACCAGCTCGATCTCCGCGCCGGCCAGGTCGATGGTCGCCGGCACGCACCACAGGTTGGGCGAGTGGGTGCTGGTCTGGATCGCCTCCGCCAGCTCCACCTCACCGATCAGCACCTCGTAGATCGAGGGAGTTCCGGACGGGTGCGGAATGCCCAGCGCGGTACTCGCGTTGCCCTGCGGATCGAGGTCGACCACGAGCACCTTGAGGTTGAACATGGACAGGGCCGCGGCCATGTTCACCGTGGTGGTGGTCTTGCCCACCCCACCCTTCTGGTTGGCGACGGTGATGACCCGGGGGGAGGACGGCCGCGGAACGACCACCTCACCGTGGTGCTGCACCCGCGCTGCCCGGGCGGCCGCCGCGGCGACGGGGGTGTCGAAGTCGTCGCCCGCTGGTCGAAGCACCACGCCGGCGCCCAGGATGGCCGAGCCGGCCACGTGCCCGGTAGGCGTGGTTCCCCGGGACCCTCTCGTCGGCACATCTGTCTCGCGGTCTCGCTGCCGGGCCATCAACGCTCCTCTAGTCACTCTGTGTCGCATCGTGAACCACAGCGCCGTCGGCCGGAGCTTCCACCGCGGCCGGTGGGGCTCGGCGAGCGCACGTCCACGCCTCGGTCCAGCCGACGCCCGGCTTCGGTGATCCCGGCAGCTGGGCTGTGTCTATCTCACCACGGGCGGGTGGCGTTCCCCCCGGCCGACATACCTTTGTCGACAGAGGGCGACCTTCATCTCTTCCGCGCGCCCCGTCCGGGCAGTCGCTCGGTCTCCACCACCCGGGTCGGGACGTCCAGCAGGGTCGTGCCGCACTCCAGCACCCTGGGGTTGTCCCCGCCGATGCGCTTGATCGCGTTGCGGTCCCGCTCGATCTCCTCCTCCGCCGAGCTGCCCTTCATCGCCAGCACCCGACCCCCCACGCGAGCGAGCGGGAGGCACCAGCCGAGCAGCTTGCCCAGCGGTGCCACCGCTCGGGAGACCACCACGTCCGCGCCGCCCACGGCAGTGCGGGTCGCCGGCTCCTCAGCGCGCCCGCGGTGGACGGTCACACTGACCCCTAGGGCGTCCACCGCCTCCTGCAGGAACGTGGCTCGACGCAGCAGCGGCTCCACGAGGACCACGGTGAGGTCTGGCCGGGCGATCGCCAGCGGGATGCCGGGCAGGCCGGCGCCGCTGCCGACGTCAACCACGGTGCTCGACTCCGGCAACAGCTCCTGCACCACCACGCAG is from Rhodococcus sp. X156 and encodes:
- a CDS encoding ParB/RepB/Spo0J family partition protein — its product is MSQQRRGGLGRGLAALIPSGPTEGPRLGAAAADVMFGAQTAAAPKSDQVTPTTGGSAPSSVADPAPVGGPDTPVSDSPVGAVYRELRTADISPNPKQPRLAFDEEALAELVHSIREFGLMQPIVVREDSPGHYELVMGERRWRATQEAGLETIPAIVRDTADEAMLRDALLENIHRVQLNPLEEAAAYQQLLEEFGVTHEELATRIGRSRPVVSNTIRLLRLPVPVQRRVAAGVLSAGHARALLSLDGDPMAQEDLAARIVAEGLSVRATEEAITLARRHADEARPSARGSDRRPARPPVLQEVAARLSDSFDTKVTVSLGQRKGRIVVEFGSVDDLDRIVGLMSSQGDGTTVVRPSGDAP
- a CDS encoding AAA family ATPase translates to MARQRDRETDVPTRGSRGTTPTGHVAGSAILGAGVVLRPAGDDFDTPVAAAAARAARVQHHGEVVVPRPSSPRVITVANQKGGVGKTTTTVNMAAALSMFNLKVLVVDLDPQGNASTALGIPHPSGTPSIYEVLIGEVELAEAIQTSTHSPNLWCVPATIDLAGAEIELVSMEAREKRLRRALSEETLTDLGIDFVLIDCPPSLGLLTVNALAAAPEVLIPIQCEYYALEGLGQLLRNVELVQAHLNPELHVSTILLTMYDGRTKLADQVADEVRNHFGELVLRTMIPRSIKVSEAPGYGQTVLAYDPGSRGAMSYLDAGREFAMRGDLTLVSPEPAEPGDEPLSPDGPSEQKVQQQ
- the rsmG gene encoding 16S rRNA (guanine(527)-N(7))-methyltransferase RsmG, whose product is MFHVKPRGVVVETDRVAAQVFGDRLPLAEQYAALLAGAGVERGLIGPREVDRIWDRHLLNCVVVQELLPESSTVVDVGSGAGLPGIPLAIARPDLTVVLVEPLLRRATFLQEAVDALGVSVTVHRGRAEEPATRTAVGGADVVVSRAVAPLGKLLGWCLPLARVGGRVLAMKGSSAEEEIERDRNAIKRIGGDNPRVLECGTTLLDVPTRVVETERLPGRGARKR